In a single window of the Anguilla rostrata isolate EN2019 chromosome 6, ASM1855537v3, whole genome shotgun sequence genome:
- the grcc10 gene encoding protein C10 codes for MASAPAQQPVLTVEQARVVLSEVIQAFSVPENAARMDEARESACNDMGKMLQLVLPVATQIQQEVVKAYGFNNEGEGVLKFARLVKMYETQDPEIAAMSAKLKSLLLPPMSTPPIGGGITSS; via the exons ATGGCGTCAGCCCCAGCGCAGCAACCCGTCCTGACGGTCGAACAGGCAAGAG tggTGCTGAGTGAGGTGATTCAGGCCTTCTCCGTTCCGGAGAATGCAGCGCGGATGGACGAGGCGAGGGAGAGCGCATGCAATGATATGGGCAAGATGCTGCAGCTGGTGCTTCCTGTCGCCACCCAGATCCAACAGGAAGTTGTGAAGGCATATGGCTTCAACAATGAGGGAGAAG gtgTCTTAAAATTTGCACGACTGGTTAAGATGTATGAAACCCAGGATCCAGAGATTGCTGCCATGTCTGCCAAACTCAAGTCCCTCCTACTGCCCCCCATGTCAACTCCACCCATAGGGGGCGGGATCACAAGCTCATAG